A genomic window from Arthrobacter sp. FW305-BF8 includes:
- a CDS encoding cation diffusion facilitator family transporter, with translation MSAVQASPAPARRSVLNRRIRLFAAATITYNVIEAAAALWAGGVADSSALIGFGLDSVIEVTSALALSWQFSSKDPERREHLTLRIIALSFFALAAFVSVDAIRSLAGGGEAQHSTPGIVIAALSLAIMPVLSWLQRRAGRELGSKTAVADSKQTLLCTYLSAVLLIGLVLNSTLGWWWADAGAALVIAAIAVREGVNAWRGDVCCTVPQAVPGEDQEASSVPSADGCCDGCTASEPAPALQVLGLPLVRRDNRDQESIHP, from the coding sequence ATGAGCGCTGTGCAGGCGTCACCGGCGCCGGCTCGGCGCTCGGTCCTGAACCGCCGTATCCGCCTCTTCGCGGCGGCCACGATCACCTACAACGTGATTGAAGCCGCGGCGGCCCTGTGGGCCGGCGGCGTCGCGGACTCCTCCGCGCTTATCGGATTCGGGCTGGACTCAGTAATCGAGGTTACCTCCGCCCTTGCTTTGTCATGGCAGTTCTCCTCTAAGGACCCTGAGCGACGGGAACACCTCACCCTGCGGATTATCGCCCTGTCCTTCTTCGCGCTGGCGGCGTTCGTCTCCGTTGACGCCATCCGGTCCCTGGCCGGCGGCGGGGAGGCCCAGCATTCGACCCCCGGGATCGTGATCGCCGCGCTGAGTTTGGCCATCATGCCTGTTCTGTCCTGGCTGCAGCGCCGGGCCGGCCGTGAGCTGGGCTCCAAGACTGCTGTTGCCGACTCCAAGCAGACGCTGCTTTGCACATACCTCTCCGCGGTCCTGTTGATCGGCCTCGTCCTGAACAGCACGCTGGGCTGGTGGTGGGCCGACGCCGGCGCCGCCCTGGTGATCGCGGCGATCGCCGTCCGTGAGGGTGTCAATGCGTGGCGCGGGGACGTGTGCTGCACGGTCCCGCAGGCGGTGCCCGGTGAAGACCAGGAAGCATCGTCTGTGCCGTCCGCGGACGGCTGCTGCGACGGCTGCACAGCATCAGAACCGGCGCCTGCACTACAGGTACTGGGCCTGCCGCTGGTCCGCCGGGACAACCGCGACCAGGAAAGCATCCACCCCTGA
- a CDS encoding DsbA family protein: MPQTTQATPTPSKPGDPARKARLVIWILLGVIVAAGVIWYTVFNATKAAQPAAQPVADAQLVREDSHRVTSPPTEKAQLVEFLDFECESCRAAVPLVEELKKEYGDRITFVNRYFPLPGHRNSGTAALAVEAAAQQGKYQQMYIKMFETQPQWGEKQASQGPQFRTFAQELGLDMPTYDAAVADEKTKNRIRKDIADGTALGVTGTPTFFLNGEKLTLNSEEQFRQLLDNAAK; this comes from the coding sequence ATGCCGCAAACGACACAAGCCACCCCCACACCTTCCAAGCCTGGAGACCCGGCGCGGAAGGCGCGTCTGGTTATCTGGATCCTGCTCGGGGTCATCGTCGCCGCCGGCGTCATCTGGTACACCGTGTTCAACGCGACCAAGGCCGCCCAGCCCGCCGCGCAGCCGGTCGCCGACGCCCAACTGGTCCGCGAAGACAGCCACCGCGTCACTTCACCTCCCACCGAGAAGGCCCAGCTCGTGGAGTTCCTGGATTTCGAATGCGAGTCCTGCCGGGCGGCGGTGCCGCTGGTGGAGGAACTGAAGAAGGAATACGGGGACCGCATCACCTTCGTGAACCGCTACTTCCCGCTGCCGGGCCACCGGAACTCGGGCACAGCTGCTCTGGCAGTGGAAGCAGCCGCGCAGCAAGGCAAATACCAGCAGATGTACATCAAGATGTTCGAGACCCAGCCGCAGTGGGGAGAGAAGCAGGCGTCTCAGGGACCCCAGTTCCGCACCTTCGCCCAGGAACTCGGCCTGGACATGCCTACATATGATGCCGCGGTCGCGGATGAGAAAACCAAAAACCGGATCCGCAAGGACATCGCCGACGGCACCGCCCTCGGCGTGACCGGCACTCCGACGTTTTTCCTGAACGGGGAAAAGCTGACCCTCAACTCGGAAGAGCAGTTCCGGCAACTGCTGGACAACGCCGCTAAATAG
- a CDS encoding 4a-hydroxytetrahydrobiopterin dehydratase yields MAASDDILTRPQIDEALAGLPDWRYRLGGLITVYKTPTAAVALELIAAVGRLAEDMDHHPDLEWRYNRVFIRFSSHDVGGEVSARDTRAAASVSDAASAAGAEAQPGLYRTVDIGIDTADAAEISEVWRVALGYRKGRSGDLVDPYGRGPSVWFQETLTPNDNRLHLDVHRSKAESAPVLEKTAATGAQMNSDHAPNWVVVTDAQGNRLCLHTEEGRGPDVAAPPGSI; encoded by the coding sequence GTGGCAGCCAGCGACGACATCCTCACCCGACCCCAGATCGACGAAGCGCTCGCCGGGCTGCCCGACTGGCGCTACCGCCTCGGCGGGCTTATCACTGTTTATAAGACGCCGACGGCGGCGGTCGCACTGGAGCTGATTGCCGCCGTCGGGCGTCTGGCAGAGGACATGGACCACCATCCGGACCTGGAATGGCGCTATAACCGGGTGTTCATCCGGTTCAGTTCCCACGACGTCGGCGGTGAGGTGTCCGCGCGGGATACCCGTGCTGCCGCCTCCGTCAGCGATGCCGCCTCGGCGGCTGGCGCCGAAGCCCAGCCCGGCCTGTACCGGACGGTGGACATCGGCATCGACACGGCTGACGCGGCGGAAATTTCCGAGGTCTGGCGGGTAGCCCTCGGCTACCGGAAGGGCAGGTCCGGGGACCTGGTTGACCCCTACGGGCGCGGACCAAGCGTGTGGTTTCAGGAGACGCTGACGCCGAACGACAACCGCCTGCATCTCGATGTCCACCGCTCCAAGGCCGAGTCGGCACCAGTACTGGAGAAGACCGCGGCAACCGGGGCACAAATGAACAGTGACCACGCACCCAACTGGGTGGTGGTCACTGATGCCCAGGGGAACCGGCTCTGCCTGCACACCGAGGAAGGCCGCGGTCCGGACGTTGCCGCGCCTCCGGGGTCTATTTAG
- a CDS encoding thiazole synthase yields the protein MIETADSLVIDGAELTSRLIMGTGGAPSLDGLGAALLASGTQLTTVAMRRYSPAETGSLFQLLVDHNIRVLPNTAGCFTARDAVMTAELAREALETDWVKLEVIADEHTLLPDAVELVDATEQLVNRGFKVFAYTNDDPVLALRLENLGASAVMPLGAPIGTGLGILNPHNIELIVSRASVPVVLDAGIGTASDAALAMELGCDAVLLATAVTRAQNPVLMAEAFKHSVIAGRLARAAGRIPRREHALASSAMEGRAEFL from the coding sequence ATGATTGAAACAGCAGACAGCCTGGTCATTGACGGGGCGGAGCTGACCTCGCGGCTCATTATGGGCACCGGAGGCGCTCCAAGCCTGGACGGTCTCGGCGCAGCGCTGCTCGCGTCCGGGACCCAGCTGACCACCGTCGCAATGCGGCGCTACTCGCCTGCCGAAACCGGCTCGCTGTTCCAGCTGCTGGTGGACCACAACATCCGCGTGCTCCCCAACACCGCCGGCTGCTTCACGGCCCGGGACGCTGTGATGACGGCGGAGCTGGCCCGGGAAGCGCTGGAGACCGACTGGGTCAAGCTCGAAGTCATCGCCGACGAGCACACGCTCCTGCCTGATGCCGTGGAACTGGTGGACGCCACCGAGCAGCTGGTCAACCGAGGCTTCAAGGTGTTCGCCTACACCAATGACGATCCCGTCCTGGCGCTGCGGCTGGAGAACCTCGGTGCGTCGGCGGTCATGCCGCTGGGAGCGCCGATCGGCACGGGCCTGGGCATCCTCAATCCGCACAACATCGAGCTGATCGTGTCACGGGCCTCCGTTCCCGTGGTTCTGGATGCAGGGATCGGCACGGCCTCGGACGCGGCCCTGGCCATGGAACTGGGGTGCGACGCCGTGCTGCTGGCCACCGCCGTGACCCGGGCCCAGAACCCCGTTCTCATGGCCGAAGCCTTCAAACACTCCGTGATCGCCGGTAGGCTGGCGCGTGCGGCCGGGCGGATCCCGCGCCGTGAGCATGCCTTGGCGTCGTCGGCCATGGAGGGCCGGGCGGAGTTCCTCTAA
- the thiS gene encoding sulfur carrier protein ThiS: protein MNITLNGIEQEISEGASVTSLVSQVTGRQLAASGQAADGQRLGVAVARNSAVVPRSQWHATALADGDEIELVTAVQGG, encoded by the coding sequence ATGAACATCACACTGAACGGCATCGAACAGGAAATCAGCGAGGGCGCCTCCGTCACCTCACTCGTCAGCCAGGTCACGGGGCGCCAACTGGCCGCCAGCGGTCAGGCGGCCGACGGCCAGCGGCTGGGTGTGGCGGTGGCCCGCAACTCGGCCGTCGTGCCGCGCAGCCAGTGGCACGCCACGGCACTCGCAGACGGCGACGAGATCGAACTTGTCACGGCAGTCCAAGGAGGGTAA
- the thiO gene encoding glycine oxidase ThiO, whose translation MPPKISGEDCSAGALEPVGLEADVAVVGGGVVGHGIAWEARRAGRSVVLIDEAPGSGASWAAAGMLAPVSELHYQEEGLLELMLESSARWPDFAATLISGGDAGYLTTPTLAVGADPADRRALMDLRDVQRAHGLNVEPLTIREARSREPLLSPGISCALDIPADHQVDPRRLVRALAAELAAQRQENVAAEGYAVREHAAGLLWDGARVCGVRLAGGGSVTAAETVVANGLAAARLQNLPEGLQLPLRPVYGDILRLRVPEHLQPLLTATVRGMVRGVPVYVVPRRDGTVVIGATQREDGVPGTSAGGVYQLLRDAQALVPAVAELELLEATARARPGTPDNAPLLGRVPAGGQDAGTDVAGLIIATGFFRHGVLLTPAAAVICRQLMDGITDPRWAKFRPGRFSPGLPDPLGSAAALSI comes from the coding sequence ATGCCCCCTAAAATAAGCGGCGAAGATTGCTCCGCGGGCGCGTTGGAGCCCGTCGGACTTGAGGCCGATGTAGCCGTCGTTGGCGGCGGAGTCGTCGGCCACGGCATCGCCTGGGAGGCACGGCGCGCCGGCCGTTCGGTGGTGCTCATCGATGAAGCCCCGGGCAGCGGTGCAAGCTGGGCTGCGGCCGGCATGCTCGCCCCGGTCAGCGAGCTGCATTACCAGGAGGAAGGGCTCCTGGAATTGATGCTGGAATCCTCCGCCCGATGGCCTGACTTTGCGGCCACCCTCATTTCCGGCGGGGATGCCGGTTACCTGACGACGCCGACCCTGGCCGTGGGTGCCGATCCGGCCGACCGCCGGGCCCTGATGGACCTGCGGGACGTGCAGCGGGCCCACGGCCTGAACGTGGAACCGCTGACCATCCGCGAGGCACGTTCCCGGGAGCCGCTGCTCAGCCCCGGGATCTCCTGCGCCCTCGACATCCCGGCGGACCACCAGGTGGATCCGCGCAGACTCGTCCGGGCCCTTGCTGCCGAGCTGGCCGCGCAACGTCAGGAAAATGTGGCAGCGGAGGGATACGCGGTGAGGGAGCACGCCGCCGGCCTGCTCTGGGACGGCGCCCGGGTCTGCGGGGTACGGCTGGCGGGCGGCGGGTCCGTCACGGCGGCCGAGACGGTGGTGGCCAACGGCTTGGCCGCGGCGCGCCTGCAGAACCTTCCGGAAGGCCTGCAGCTGCCGCTGCGCCCGGTTTACGGAGACATCCTCAGGCTCAGGGTCCCCGAACACCTGCAGCCCCTGCTCACCGCAACGGTCCGCGGCATGGTGCGGGGCGTGCCGGTGTACGTGGTGCCCCGCCGGGACGGCACGGTGGTGATCGGCGCCACCCAGCGTGAGGACGGCGTGCCGGGCACCAGCGCCGGGGGTGTCTACCAGCTGCTGCGCGACGCCCAGGCGCTGGTGCCGGCAGTCGCAGAGCTCGAGCTGCTCGAAGCCACCGCCCGGGCCCGGCCCGGCACGCCGGACAACGCCCCGCTGCTGGGCCGGGTGCCGGCCGGCGGGCAAGATGCCGGCACGGACGTGGCTGGCCTCATCATCGCCACCGGCTTCTTCCGCCACGGCGTCCTGCTGACCCCGGCCGCCGCGGTCATCTGTCGCCAGCTCATGGACGGCATCACCGATCCGCGCTGGGCCAAGTTCCGGCCGGGCAGGTTCTCTCCCGGGCTCCCAGACCCTCTGGGATCTGCCGCTGCACTCAGCATTTGA
- the thiE gene encoding thiamine phosphate synthase, translating to MTVHSAHTAARLYLCTDARKDRGDFADFVDAAFAGGVDIIQLRDKSIEAAEELELLEVVHAAARRHGRLWAVNDRADIASIAGAPVFHIGQKDLPLRAARKLLHDSTVIGLSTHSTDQVDAAVGAAHGRSGLDYFCVGPLWATPTKPGRAAVGLDLVRYAAEAVRTANEDRVGGLLLPWFAIGGIDRTNVEQVLAAGASRIVVVRAITEAPDPAAAAAELLDALEATSPAAVS from the coding sequence ATGACCGTGCACTCTGCCCACACCGCTGCCCGCCTGTACCTCTGCACCGACGCCCGCAAGGACCGCGGGGACTTCGCGGACTTCGTGGACGCGGCGTTCGCCGGCGGTGTGGACATCATCCAGTTGCGGGACAAGAGCATCGAGGCAGCCGAGGAACTCGAGCTGCTGGAAGTAGTCCATGCTGCCGCCCGCAGGCACGGCCGGCTCTGGGCCGTCAATGACCGCGCCGACATCGCGTCCATCGCCGGCGCACCGGTGTTCCATATCGGCCAGAAGGACCTGCCGCTCCGGGCCGCCCGGAAGCTGCTGCACGATTCCACCGTGATCGGGCTGTCCACCCACAGCACGGACCAGGTGGATGCCGCCGTCGGCGCCGCCCACGGGCGCAGCGGCCTGGACTATTTCTGCGTGGGCCCGCTGTGGGCCACCCCCACCAAGCCCGGGCGCGCCGCCGTCGGGCTTGACCTGGTGCGCTACGCAGCGGAGGCCGTCCGCACCGCAAACGAGGACCGGGTCGGCGGCCTGCTGCTGCCCTGGTTCGCGATTGGCGGGATCGACCGCACCAACGTGGAGCAGGTCCTGGCGGCGGGAGCCAGCCGCATCGTCGTCGTGCGGGCCATCACCGAGGCGCCAGACCCGGCGGCAGCCGCGGCGGAACTGCTCGACGCCCTCGAAGCGACGTCCCCGGCCGCCGTCTCCTAA